The segment TATAAATAAGCATTTAACCAGTGTCACGTTATaaactaatttatttttttgatcAATTTTGTCAGTGCCACAGTAGGGGGCATACTCGACCGTGCTATTGAAGCCGAAGACAGAAAACATGGCGATTTCTTAAGATTGGTacacctttttaattattttttaatttatttatttgctTTTCAATAATTTtctaaatttaataaaaatccaAATTAACTAACTTTCACCAACATGTATAGGACCATGTAGAAGGATACCTAGAATTATCCgcaaaaacaaaaacatattttgcAACTGCGGTTACTATGTGGGATGCAGAATTTTACATCAAAGTTGACGATGATGTCCACGTGAACATAGGTAATTTCAATATCTGTTTTATTATTAACATCAGTACAATACATGTCAAACACAGTATAAATTATACTGACACGTTGAATCTTGATTACAGCGACACTAGGTCATACATTAGTTAGACATAGAAAGAAGAAAAGGGTATATATCGGATGCATGAAATCCGGTCCGGTCCTTGCTCAAAAGTAAGTAAAAATAATAATCTCGAATTTTAATAAATTCAAAACATTcaaattatttaaataattttatttacatATTAATGGAACAGAGGAGTAAGGTACCATGAACCGGAACATTGGAAATTTGGTGAGTCAGGGAACAAATATTTCCGCCATGCCACGGGACAATTATATGCcatttcaaaagatttggctacttaTATCTCATTAAACCAGTtaagtttcaatttttttaacaaaCCAAAACTTTATTATATTCATTTTTATCGTATTAAAATTTAAATCTCATATTGTGTTCAAAAATTGTTTTAGACATGTACTACACAAATACGCAAATGAGGATGTTTCATTAGGATCTTGGTTTATTGGGCTTGATGTTGAACATATTGATGATCGAAGACTATGTTGCGGGACCCCACCaggtaaagtttcaaactttgcAATGGTTGACCCTTTTCAAaagtatttttattattattaaaattaactaatctattttctatttttatgaaatattttatgtAACCCTTTAATCCAATTTGTCGTTTTTTAAAAACACATCATATTATTTTTTCAGATTGTGAATGGAAAGCACAAGCGGGAAACATATGTGTAGCCTCATTTGATTGGACATGCAGTGGGATTTGTCGATCAGTCGACCGGATTAAGGAAGTCCATAAACGATGTGGCGAGGGTGAAAATGCAGTTTGGTCAGCTacattttaacaaaataaaaattgatccattttttgggttttctttctaaatTTGGAAAGATGGtaaaatgaagaagaagatgtaaAGAGGACAAAAATGTATATTTTGACACCATTGGAGTGGAGGAGAGTGGAAGAGACGCCCTGCTATGCAAAGATTTctttaaaatattataacaagaGGAATGCAAGCAAAGCAAGAGGCTCTTTGCACATTTGTTTCTTTCTATTTTTggtattaataatatttcacTTAAGTGGGTTTTTAACGAAATATTGGGGTTTTGTATGACATAGtggattttgattttatataaatatatatatatggaaaacattagTTTTGGTTTTTTAGTAATatgctttattttataaaataattaattcATCGAACATATTTAAAAGAGATATTATCAACTTATCATTAAAGACATTTTGAAATAGTTAATTACGTAGTATAATGCTTTATTATTTTTGCTAGAGGCTATGTAGTCATTTTATAGATACATGACTGTTGATATTTCTTTTTTATCCATTTCGATGGATTCTCAAGGCCTGTTATTATATTTTAAAGATTAAAACAAAATTATGATAAAGCTAGAAAAAACTTCCACATATACTCCTACTGTCCTACAACTATCCAATTTTGTAGTAAAGTAACAAAAGAGTTGTAAACATTTGATTACATTTTTATGCCTTTTAAACACTTTGTATcgattttaattaaactttttaattttacttattaAATATATTAACAACAAACTATAATAGTTTTAAGTTGGGTTGATATTAATGATCTTACATTTTTAAGATCCAATAAGAGAAAAATAAGTTAAACCTAACTATATGAAGCAAAATTTATATTGAGATCCTAGGATCCAACCATGATCTTAAGATCTATCACAATTTAATCTCACTtgtttaattttattatatactCAAGTCTAAAAAATTCATGTATTTAACTTGAAATATGGTATCACAATTTACAAAAAGTCTCATAGAATCTCATCATTTATCAATTAATCTCAAATTCTCTTTGTGATCTTATGTCTTTAGTTGTACATGATCATATTTTTTTCCCCTACTaattaagatgtttttttttataatatttacgGTTTGCAACAATAAAAAATACGATTCATAGAAGTTAAAGTTAATTTCTCGATCGACGTGTTAATCAATGTGAAGACTGCCACTCAAAGACCTTGCATACAAATTTAAATATCAGCTCATTTTAGCAAAATCTTTTGATACCGAATCATCATCttgcaaaatataaaaaaatcactGGTAAAATCTTGATGGTAACAATCTTTTTAACTAATGGTATTGTTTTATGGTCAAAATTTATGCCCATGGGTGGGTGGTTGACCTACACCTACAAGAAGATGGGCATCAATTGTCTTGTGACTCTTTGGCGTGTTACGATTGACTTTTTGAGGTTAGTAAGTCAACCAAATTTTAATAAACCCACTACAACTAAACCGGTTCTTAGCATGTGAAAATGATCATATGGACCTCTAATGATCGATTTATTGAGTATCATGGtctttagaagaaaaaaaaattaaatgttaATAATTGAgcatttatatatttaaaaagtaTTAGGTGTAGTATTTATAAAAATTTATGATACTATCATTTACAAGGTGGAAATTAAAAGTCTAAGGGAGGGACCAATGAATATGGATTTGGTGGCTAACAAATGCCTGTGACCTAAAGTCAGAGCCACCAAATTGTTAGTTGATCAACTTGAAATAGATCACTATCATACAATAAAGTAGAAACTTCGTTTTATATTCAGAAATATTGCatattctttttgaaaaaaaaatgcattTGAGAGGTTTAGATGATATATTATGGAACCGTTAAAAGAATtcttttagaataattaaaacttgataatgataaatataacaaCTTTCATATTTCTACGGGGCACTAAACCCTACCCAACGACAAAGAATTTCTGCCATATTGGCCTTTTTTTGCTACAACAATCGTGGAAGAGGGGTGGGATGGGGTTAGTTTTCATCGACTTATTACAATGAGGCAGAAAAAACCATGCATAAGAGATGGATGACAGACGACTCATGGCAGCATGTTAGACACAAAATCAAAAGGTATCATATTTGGCTTGATCTCAAGATGCTAAGGCTCAACCTCATCACGTAAGTTCTGTTGCTCAGTCAATCTATGTTATTAATTTTCCCAATTCCATGGAATCTAGAGATCTTTGGAATGCATGTGCTAGTATAGGGAATGTTGTTGATGTCTTTATTTCCAAGAAGTTTACTCATTAAAAACTGCATGCTACTATCCTGATGCAACATAGACTAAGCAAAAGAGTTATATGTGCATGATGCGACATAGACTAAGCAAAAGAGATATGTCAAAGGTAAAAAAAGAATGGTGAGTTGGCAATGATAAAAATGAGGGTATGGATGTGGGAATTAAACTCCAATTCGGTGACTTTGTGGTGGGGAATAAAGATTATAATCTTGCTTGTTTGGGGAAAGCTAGGGATTACTTGACACTTATGAACCTTAGGATGATATGTATGGATAAGGTTATAATGATGTGATGATTCAGTATATGGGAGGTTTACGGGTCATCTTTGAATTTAGATCTGTTATGGCGTGTCAAAACTCTCTCTAACGAATCAACGGATCATTGGCTTTTGAAAAAATGGCCACCGAATAAAGATTTTTTCTATCACATAAAGATTGGTGTGGGTTGACATTGCGGGGGATCCATTACGTGCATGGAGTAAAAATGCATTTTGGAATTTTTTAGCTAAATGGGTATTCGTGGCGCACATGGAAAATGAGCTTAGTGAAGAGGGTATGATGTCGTTGAACTCGTTTGGTATCTACCAAATAACGAATATGGATGCGTGTTAGAAGATGTGTCCGCCCGGTGCTAGTCAGATAACAACATCACCGATGTAACACCCTTTTTCTAGATTGGATCAGTGTAGGGCATAAAGAAGTCGAATGCATGATTTTTAGGAAAAATCATGTGTCATGACGTGACCATAGGGTGGTCACGGCATAACAAGCCAAAATGAGAACGCGTACCCAGAGCAATGTCACAACATGACGCAAGTATGGACATGGCGTGACAAGGGGTACAACCCaaacccatgatcttttagggtttccatcgtATTTAAACCCCTAAtctcagatttagggtttaatTTGCACCCTCCGTCACCTTCCAGAGCTTTGAGCAAACCCTAATACCCTCCACTCAAATTGTAAGCGTATTCTTGAAGTTTCGGTGcactgtgaagaagaagaagaaggttttggaGAAAAGATCAAGAAATCCACTCAACTCTACCCTTGGAATCACTCTTTGGACCATTTGTAAAACTTAAAGCTTCTACCTTTATGACTCCTCCCTTGTAGATCTAGAtttctttgtatatttttctCTATTAGAGGAGTTTGTATATTGGAAtgagataaagtttgcaactttatgactcaTCAAGGTCCCTTGAGCCTTATATCATTTAAATCTCGAATATGGTTGCATTTTGGGAGCTTTTCATGAGTTCTAGGTCATATTCTTGCCTTTTGACGTAGTTTGGGTAAAGGATATGCATGGGTCATGCATGTCCACAAAGTTGACATTTTTAAGAGCCTTTGGAGCCCTTTGAAGCTTTCTGAAAAGTTGGAGTtgaaggcttaatggattaaagACTCAATCTACAAGGATTTTCCTTCAACCGGTGTCACGACATGGGATAAAGAGTGCCACGACGTGACTGTGGTGGATTCCTTGATTATTTTGTCTAGATGTGTTCACGTCGTGATCAAGGAGGGTCCACATCGTGATGTATGTTGTTTGGGTTGTCCGTGACTGAGTTGGTTGAGTTGGAGCGTGGCTGCGTCGGGATCGGGTCGGGTGAGTTCTCACAACATGACCATGGGCTGGTTACGACGTGAGTGTCAGCTGTCGGTattgttgactgttgactttaaccttgaccgttgacttgttgACCTAGTTTTACTTTTGGTCAAGATTATTGGGTTTAGTGTATAGACTGATGTTGGACCTTGTTTGATTCATTAGGTGTGTTATAGCACCTATCGTGGTATGTTGAGCTATAGTTTATCTGATTTCGTGagacaggtgagtcttctcactatactgtgtaggatgctagttgtctttgtgactcttacaGTGGTATGTTGGATTGGGCCCGTATGCATGGCGGGCGGGACCCGATATGAGCG is part of the Lactuca sativa cultivar Salinas chromosome 7, Lsat_Salinas_v11, whole genome shotgun sequence genome and harbors:
- the LOC111919091 gene encoding probable beta-1,3-galactosyltransferase 3 isoform X2, whose product is MKEKFIMKSRGDQQASRSLVSPKWTFLLCIGSFCVGLLFTNRPTALESEGLKLVQEGCDLRKLQMKNVKRDSKQIFGEVSKTHQAIQTLDKTISSLEMELAAARSIQESIVNGSPISQDDTRSAPERRKYLMVVGVNTAFSSRKRRDSVRATWMPQGDKRKKLEEEKGIIMRFVIGHSATVGGILDRAIEAEDRKHGDFLRLDHVEGYLELSAKTKTYFATAVTMWDAEFYIKVDDDVHVNIATLGHTLVRHRKKKRVYIGCMKSGPVLAQKGVRYHEPEHWKFGESGNKYFRHATGQLYAISKDLATYISLNQHVLHKYANEDVSLGSWFIGLDVEHIDDRRLCCGTPPDCEWKAQAGNICVASFDWTCSGICRSVDRIKEVHKRCGEGENAVWSATF
- the LOC111919091 gene encoding probable beta-1,3-galactosyltransferase 2 isoform X1; this translates as MKEKFIMKSRGDQQASRSLVSPKWTFLLCIGSFCVGLLFTNRMWTVSDSKLITRPTALESEGLKLVQEGCDLRKLQMKNVKRDSKQIFGEVSKTHQAIQTLDKTISSLEMELAAARSIQESIVNGSPISQDDTRSAPERRKYLMVVGVNTAFSSRKRRDSVRATWMPQGDKRKKLEEEKGIIMRFVIGHSATVGGILDRAIEAEDRKHGDFLRLDHVEGYLELSAKTKTYFATAVTMWDAEFYIKVDDDVHVNIATLGHTLVRHRKKKRVYIGCMKSGPVLAQKGVRYHEPEHWKFGESGNKYFRHATGQLYAISKDLATYISLNQHVLHKYANEDVSLGSWFIGLDVEHIDDRRLCCGTPPDCEWKAQAGNICVASFDWTCSGICRSVDRIKEVHKRCGEGENAVWSATF